GCGTGATTGAGACGGCCGACGGACCAACGTTCGTCATCGCGTCTGACCACACGCACGTTGACATGTGGTCGATGCTCGTCATCGTCCGCGACCTATTCGACGCGCTCGCCGACGTGCGTGCCGGCCAGCGACCGACGCGCAAGGACGCTCCGGCCTTCGCCGACCACACGCAAGCACTTCGCGACCGCCCGGCCGCACCCGCCGAAATTCATGAGCGCTGGCGCGAACTCATCGCCGCCGGCAACGGCGGCATGCCTGCCTTCCCGTTGCCGCTCGGCGAGCCGACGCCGCAGCCCGAACGCGTGGTGGTACGCGACGTTCTCGACCACGGCGGACTCGCCGCGTTTTCGGACGCGGCCCGGCAACGCGGTGGCTCGGCGCTCGCACTGACCATCTCGGCGATGACGAGCACGACGCGGGCGCTCGCCGGTGTTCCGCTGCGCACGCTGTTCCCGGTGCACAGCAGATACGAGGATCGCTGGCATGACTCGGTCGGCTGGTTCATCACGAACTCGATCCTCGAGTCAGACGATGCCGACCCAGCTGCCTGCTCGGCCGCGATCAAGGAGTCGCTGCGCCTCGGCTCGCATCCGCTTGAAGAGATCATGGCGCCCTGGGGTGGGATGCCCGAGGTGCCCGGCATGTTCGCGGTGTCGTGGCTCGACATGCGACGCCTGCCGGTGTCACTCGATCCGCAAGCACTCGACGCGCAATACATCGGCGCCGGCATTCGCACCGACGGCGTGATGATCTGGTTCATCACCGACCACGCCGGCATTCACCTGCGATGCCGATTCCCGGACACACCCGAGGCCCGAAAGAACGTCGGTGCCTGGCTTGACGACCTCGTCGCGCGGATGCGTAGCGCGGCCACGGTGGCCGTCTCGGCCTAGCAAGCTGGGAGCGCGTTACCGCGCCAACGTAGGATCACCCGACGCAGCACCACATTTGAGCGAGGGAGCGACATCGGCGACGTCAACGCAAACGACGTCGTGGCGTTTCTCGTCGAGGTGGTCGCGTTCGTCAGCCTCGGGATTTGGGGATGGCAGCTCGGTTCCGGTGGGACATCGCCTTCGGCGTCGTCGCCGCAGTGAACACAGCACTTGTCTACTTCGGCCCGTTCGCGCGGTAACGACATGACCGGTCGGATGCACCCGACCGGCTTGGCATCGCTGGGTCGCCCCGACAACCAATGCCCCGGAGCGGCCCAGACCGCAAGTCGGGCTAGGCCTCGGGGACCGCCTCGCTCATGGCCGAGATCTGGAAGGTCGCGCCGGTAGGGTCGGCGATCGTGGCGATGCGCCCGAAGGGAGAATCGGTCGGCCCGTCAAGCACCGTGCCGCCGAGTTCCTGCACGCGGGCGATCGCCGCGTCGCTCGCCTCGACGCCAAAGTAGATGCGCCAGCCCGCGGCCTCGGCGGGCATGAAGCCGGCAGCGTCGCAGAGACCCCAGGTTGCGCTGTCGGGCGTGCCGTTCGTCGCGTAGGGGAAGCTGTCACCCTCCATTGGCTCGCTCATCGGCACGAGGTTGGCGCCGAACACCTTCGTGAAGAACTCACTCGAGCGATCGAACTCGAGGCTCATGTCTTCGAACCACACGGGGGATCCCGGTTTGCCGGTGAACTCGTAGCCGTCGATCGTCCCGGCGCTCCAAAGCCCGATCGCGGCCCCAGTCGGATCGAGGACCACGGCGAAGCGGCCGGAGTCACCGGCATCACAGGGCTCGACCACGACGGTGGCGCCGTGCTCGAGCGCCGTCGCGACCCGGGCATCCACATCGTCAACCGCGAGGTAGACGCTCCACGACGAGGGCAGCGGGTCGCCGGCCGGACAGGTCATGCCCGAGACGTCCATGGCGCCGCCGACGAGTGCGTCGCCGTTGTAGACCATGTTGTAGTGGCCGAAGCCCTCACCGGCGTCGTCGAACCGCCAGCCGAACAGGCCGGTGTAGAACTCCTTGGCGGCGGCCAAATCGGTCGAGTTGAGGTCGAGCCAGGTCGAGGTGCCGAGTGGACGAGACATGATTCCTCCTGTTGGGTGCGACGCGGCGTCAGTGCCGCGCTCTGTTTCCTACTGTATGAATGGGCCGCGGGCGAGGTTTGTCCGAATGTGCGGTCTTGCGGAATCGGGCAGTTACGCCCGAACGTGCCGGCACAGCGCCGGAAGCGCCGACAGCAGCGGCACTTGCCCCGGCATTGCGGCCGCGAATCGCAGCGTCACCTCGCACGGCCCGGTGATCGGGCTCGGATGCACCGCGACCATCGGCCGCGCGGGCACGAGTTGCTCGGGCGCCTCGCTGTGGGCCTCGACCGCGAACCCGAGCAGGTACGGAGCGCTCGGCGCCAGGGGCAGCGTGACCTCCGGGACTCCGGCAGCGAGCATCCCTGCCTTAGGCAGGCCGATCGGCGCGGGCTGCGGATACCAGCCGATCCAGACGCCGGCGTCGCCGCGCGGGCTGAACTCGGGCGGCAAGTCGAGCCGAACGCGGGCCGAGGCCGGAGCATCCGGCACGAGCGCGAACGGCTGCGGTGGGCGGTCGGCGACCTCGTCGGCGAGCCGGCGCAGCCGCGCGGGCGCGACGCCAACCGACTCCTTGAACCGGCGGCTGAAGCTCGACAGCGAGTCAAATCCGACCGCCGCCGCGATGTCAATCACGGGGTCGCGATCGGCGAGCAGGAGCCGCTTCGCCGCGTCGATGCGCAGGGCAGAGAGGTATTGCCCGGGGCCAATTCCGGTGCGGGCGAGAAAGAGCCGTGAAAAGTGAAACGGGCTGTAACCGGCATGGTCGGCAAGGTCGCGGGCAGTGAGCAAGCCACGCCGCTCAATCGCGAACTCGACGGCTGCATCCACCGCGGCCAGGTGTGCGGCAGCTGCGTCGGTGGTCACGCCGCGAGTGTAGGGCATGCTTGTGGGAACACCTGGTGACCGGGCGCCGCACGGTGGCTACCGTGAGGGCATGAGCATCAGACTCGACAATGTTGGCATCGCCGTGGCCGATCTCGACGCGGCGGTCGCGTTTTTCACTGACCTTGGGCTCCAGGAAATCGGCCGCGACGAGGTCGAAGGCGAGTGGACCGACACCGCCGTGGGGCTCGACGGCAACCACGCGAAGATCGCGATGCTGCGCACCCTCGACAGACACAACAAGATTGAGCTCTTCGAGTACCTCCACCCCGATGCGATCGCCCGCGAACCGATACTGCCGAACGAGATCGGCATGCACCGCGTCGCGCTGCAGGTCGACGACCTCGAGGCGGCGCTCGAGATCGCGGCCCGGCACGGCTGCATGCCACTGCGCGGCGTCGCCAACTACCGTGACATCTTCCTGCTCACCTACGTGCGCGGACCGAGCGGCATCATCGTGATGCTCGCGCAGCAGCTCGCGTCGTAGCGCGGTTTGGGAGGCTACGCCTCGGTCATGCGCAGCAACAGCGGCAGCGCCCGGGGCAGGTCGTCGGTCACCACGGATGCGTCGTAGCAGCTCGCGCTCGCGAGTCCCTCCGCGGCGTAGCGCACGAGCAGGATGCGGTCGGGGTCAAGCCCGTCGTTGGCGAGGAACTCGCGCCAGTAGAGGTTGTCTTCTTCTTCGAGCGCCTCGACACCGTCGACGTCGCCGAGGTGCATGCTGATGTCAGCAAAGTTCGCGAACTCGACCCGCAGGGCTGACTCAGGCTCGCACAGTGCGCGCACGTAGGCGCGGAGCGTCTTGCCCGGGCGGTTCTCGGAGAGGTCGACGTAGTCGCGCACTCCCTGGCGGATATTAACGAGGTAGTCCTCGAGCACCGCGAGTAGCAGCTCGTTTTTGCTCGCGAAGTGGTGCAGCAGACCGCTCTTCGAAATGCCAGCGGTGGTCGCGACGTGTTGCAGCGACATGGCCATGCCCCGCACCTTGAGCTCGTCGCGCGCCGCGGTCAGGATCTCGCGTCGCGTGCGCTCGGAATTGCGCGTTGTGTCACTCGTCACCGCTGCGTCACCACTTCAATCGTGCCGGTCTGCTCGTCGACCTCGAACTTGCGAGGGATCGTGCGCCAGGCACTGATGCCGGCGACCACGAGAATACCCGCCGCGACCAGTGCCGTGAACTGCATGCCGCCAGTGAACGCATGTTGCAGCTGCTCAACGAGGCCGGCGTTCGTGTCGCTGAGCGCCTCGAGTCCGCCCGCGAGCGACTCGGTGACCGCGTGCTGCGTGTCGCCCGGCAATTCGCTGAGGTCGGGCAGCCGCTGGCGGTAGCCGATGGTCATGATCGAGCCGAGGATCGCGATACCGAGGGCAACGCCGAGCTCGTAGGCGGTCTCGGAGATCGCCGAGGCGGCGCCGGCGCGAGCGCGGGGGACCGAGCCGACC
The Gulosibacter sediminis genome window above contains:
- a CDS encoding condensation domain-containing protein; its protein translation is MRLTHVSYLNLPFGPLHSYELPVAALGRALPASFDQARHAGLGDRSGSWMGITFRLTAQVDRDDLAEAWQAVVATHGTLQTAFVNDGAGTPTLHEVSFGPGNWVEHEVAPGQTMNGALQDVLDAHCRPLSGPSHRLCVIETADGPTFVIASDHTHVDMWSMLVIVRDLFDALADVRAGQRPTRKDAPAFADHTQALRDRPAAPAEIHERWRELIAAGNGGMPAFPLPLGEPTPQPERVVVRDVLDHGGLAAFSDAARQRGGSALALTISAMTSTTRALAGVPLRTLFPVHSRYEDRWHDSVGWFITNSILESDDADPAACSAAIKESLRLGSHPLEEIMAPWGGMPEVPGMFAVSWLDMRRLPVSLDPQALDAQYIGAGIRTDGVMIWFITDHAGIHLRCRFPDTPEARKNVGAWLDDLVARMRSAATVAVSA
- a CDS encoding VOC family protein, whose protein sequence is MSRPLGTSTWLDLNSTDLAAAKEFYTGLFGWRFDDAGEGFGHYNMVYNGDALVGGAMDVSGMTCPAGDPLPSSWSVYLAVDDVDARVATALEHGATVVVEPCDAGDSGRFAVVLDPTGAAIGLWSAGTIDGYEFTGKPGSPVWFEDMSLEFDRSSEFFTKVFGANLVPMSEPMEGDSFPYATNGTPDSATWGLCDAAGFMPAEAAGWRIYFGVEASDAAIARVQELGGTVLDGPTDSPFGRIATIADPTGATFQISAMSEAVPEA
- a CDS encoding helix-turn-helix transcriptional regulator; amino-acid sequence: MTTDAAAAHLAAVDAAVEFAIERRGLLTARDLADHAGYSPFHFSRLFLARTGIGPGQYLSALRIDAAKRLLLADRDPVIDIAAAVGFDSLSSFSRRFKESVGVAPARLRRLADEVADRPPQPFALVPDAPASARVRLDLPPEFSPRGDAGVWIGWYPQPAPIGLPKAGMLAAGVPEVTLPLAPSAPYLLGFAVEAHSEAPEQLVPARPMVAVHPSPITGPCEVTLRFAAAMPGQVPLLSALPALCRHVRA
- a CDS encoding VOC family protein — translated: MSIRLDNVGIAVADLDAAVAFFTDLGLQEIGRDEVEGEWTDTAVGLDGNHAKIAMLRTLDRHNKIELFEYLHPDAIAREPILPNEIGMHRVALQVDDLEAALEIAARHGCMPLRGVANYRDIFLLTYVRGPSGIIVMLAQQLAS
- a CDS encoding TetR/AcrR family transcriptional regulator, with the protein product MTSDTTRNSERTRREILTAARDELKVRGMAMSLQHVATTAGISKSGLLHHFASKNELLLAVLEDYLVNIRQGVRDYVDLSENRPGKTLRAYVRALCEPESALRVEFANFADISMHLGDVDGVEALEEEDNLYWREFLANDGLDPDRILLVRYAAEGLASASCYDASVVTDDLPRALPLLLRMTEA